From the Halorhabdus utahensis DSM 12940 genome, one window contains:
- a CDS encoding phytoene/squalene synthase family protein, whose protein sequence is MNSGHPPPDIEWCYEAVQGVSRTFALTVEALDEPMASQIGLGYLLCRVADTIEDAGHIPPDEQVSLLATYDAALDPDADGTMLDFRSAVDPWLPEPERSEDWRVVARAPTVWATFADQPADARAAIVPPVREMVDGMADFLSAHAATGGLRLADYAELDEYCHYAAGTVGMLITNLLTRDGVAQGRSETLYETAGSFARLLQLVNVAKDVHADFHEENNVYLPATWLAAENVEQEHVLADRNRDAVGRVVDRTATRARTFLDDAQSYLEAMPLSHGNTLAAWSVPYLLSVGTLRELRNRPGDALTETGVKVDREEVFAVMSVASDTGRDALGDLRTSIEREPFHLAVE, encoded by the coding sequence ATGAACTCCGGGCACCCTCCTCCCGACATCGAGTGGTGTTACGAGGCCGTACAGGGTGTCTCCCGTACGTTTGCGCTCACCGTCGAGGCACTCGATGAGCCGATGGCATCCCAGATCGGTCTGGGGTACCTGCTCTGTCGCGTCGCGGACACGATCGAGGACGCCGGACACATTCCGCCGGACGAGCAGGTCTCGCTCCTGGCCACCTACGACGCCGCACTCGATCCCGACGCCGACGGGACCATGCTCGACTTCCGATCGGCCGTCGATCCCTGGCTCCCTGAGCCGGAACGCTCCGAGGACTGGCGGGTCGTCGCACGCGCGCCGACGGTGTGGGCCACGTTCGCCGACCAACCGGCCGACGCACGGGCGGCGATCGTCCCGCCCGTTCGGGAAATGGTCGACGGGATGGCCGACTTTCTCTCGGCGCACGCCGCGACCGGCGGGCTCCGGCTCGCGGACTACGCGGAACTCGACGAGTACTGTCACTACGCCGCCGGGACCGTCGGCATGCTCATCACGAACCTGCTCACTCGCGACGGCGTCGCTCAGGGCCGGAGCGAAACCCTCTACGAGACCGCCGGCTCGTTCGCCCGGCTCCTCCAACTCGTCAACGTCGCCAAGGACGTCCACGCGGACTTCCACGAGGAGAACAACGTCTACCTGCCGGCCACCTGGCTGGCCGCCGAGAACGTCGAGCAGGAGCATGTCCTGGCCGATCGAAACCGGGATGCGGTCGGTCGTGTCGTCGACCGCACGGCTACCCGCGCTCGAACCTTTCTCGACGACGCCCAGTCCTATCTCGAAGCTATGCCGCTCTCTCACGGTAATACGCTCGCTGCCTGGTCAGTCCCGTATCTGTTGAGTGTCGGGACACTCCGTGAACTCCGGAACCGGCCGGGTGATGCGCTCACTGAAACGGGCGTGAAGGTGGATCGCGAGGAGGTCTTTGCCGTGATGTCCGTCGCAAGCGATACCGGCCGCGATGCGCTCGGCGATCTCCGGACCTCGATCGAGCGGGAACCGTTTCACCTCGCCGTCGAGTGA
- a CDS encoding PLP-dependent cysteine synthase family protein: MTTHHEPATSVLETIGRTPLVEVDSVDGAEIYAKVETFNPGGSVKDRIGKRIIEQLLERGAIPPGGTIVEPTAGNTGIGMAIAAGRHDLEAIFVVPEGFSPEKERLMAALGGEIVHVPGEGGMDGAIERAHEIAEEEEDATVPQQFSTPLNVEAHYRTTGPEILEALDGEIGAIVVGVGSGGTLTGITRAVREHVPDVHVVAVEPAGSTFGTLLGKPRDEKPYKTEGIGTHDPEVTELLEPDELDDFVTITDREAHAEVQRLAAEEGHLVGSSSGAASVAARQVADEITAGDRDPPHDTVVTVFPDGSERYLSKNIYGAFDEWEGKA, from the coding sequence ATGACGACACATCACGAACCTGCGACATCCGTACTCGAAACGATCGGCCGAACACCCCTTGTCGAAGTTGACAGCGTCGACGGGGCGGAGATATACGCGAAGGTGGAGACGTTCAACCCGGGCGGCAGCGTCAAGGACCGGATCGGCAAGCGCATCATCGAGCAGTTGCTGGAGCGCGGGGCGATCCCACCCGGTGGGACGATCGTCGAGCCGACAGCCGGCAACACCGGCATCGGAATGGCGATCGCGGCCGGCCGACACGACCTTGAGGCGATCTTCGTCGTTCCGGAGGGCTTCAGCCCGGAGAAGGAACGACTGATGGCCGCCCTCGGCGGCGAGATCGTCCACGTGCCGGGCGAGGGCGGGATGGACGGTGCGATCGAGCGCGCACACGAAATTGCAGAAGAGGAAGAAGACGCTACCGTCCCCCAACAGTTTTCGACGCCGCTGAACGTCGAGGCCCACTACCGGACGACTGGGCCGGAGATCCTCGAAGCACTCGACGGGGAGATCGGGGCGATCGTCGTCGGCGTGGGCTCGGGTGGGACCCTGACGGGGATCACTCGCGCCGTCCGCGAGCACGTCCCGGACGTCCACGTCGTCGCCGTCGAGCCGGCGGGGTCGACGTTCGGCACGCTGCTCGGAAAGCCACGGGACGAGAAGCCATACAAGACAGAGGGGATCGGGACACACGACCCCGAAGTTACGGAGCTGCTGGAGCCCGACGAGCTCGACGACTTCGTGACGATCACCGACCGGGAGGCCCACGCCGAAGTACAGCGCCTCGCCGCCGAGGAAGGCCATCTCGTCGGATCAAGTTCCGGCGCGGCGAGTGTCGCCGCGCGGCAGGTGGCCGATGAGATCACGGCGGGTGACCGGGACCCGCCCCACGACACCGTCGTGACGGTGTTCCCGGACGGGAGCGAGCGATACCTCTCGAAGAACATCTATGGAGCGTTCGACGAGTGGGAGGGCAAAGCATGA
- a CDS encoding cystathionine gamma-synthase produces the protein MSEEHDSEFVGSAFETRAIHAGWEPDAETGAIMPPIYASSTFAQDAPGDHRGYEYSRTGNPTRTALEDNLASLEGGSHGRAFASGMAAINTVLNLLEAGDHVVVGQDVYGGTHRLFTEVYEDYDLEFSFVDATDPDALREAVTPATELVWIETPTNPLMRVLDIEAVAGVTHANDALLSVDNTFATPYLQRPLEHGADIVTHSLTKYLGGHSDVVGGALFTDDAELDERLGFYQNSVGATPDPFACFLVLRGIKTLPVRMDRHSETAMGLASWLAEQPAVETVHYPGLSTHPQHDVAARQMDDYGGMVSVELDAPLDAVETFVSNTEVFTLAESLGGVESLIEHPASMTHAAVPPEQRRQNGITDGLVRLSVGLEGVEDLRADLQQALSEAIDG, from the coding sequence ATGAGCGAAGAGCACGACAGCGAATTCGTCGGTAGCGCGTTCGAGACGCGGGCGATCCACGCGGGGTGGGAGCCCGATGCGGAAACAGGAGCGATCATGCCGCCGATCTACGCCTCCTCGACGTTCGCCCAGGACGCCCCCGGAGACCATCGCGGCTACGAGTACTCCCGGACGGGCAATCCGACGCGGACAGCCCTGGAGGACAACCTCGCCAGCCTCGAAGGAGGATCACACGGCCGGGCGTTCGCGAGCGGAATGGCCGCGATCAATACGGTCCTGAACCTGCTCGAAGCCGGCGACCACGTCGTCGTCGGTCAGGACGTCTACGGCGGCACTCACCGGCTGTTCACGGAGGTCTACGAGGACTACGACCTCGAATTCTCATTCGTCGACGCGACCGATCCTGATGCACTCCGTGAAGCGGTCACACCGGCGACCGAGCTCGTCTGGATCGAAACGCCGACGAACCCGCTCATGCGGGTGCTGGACATCGAGGCCGTCGCGGGCGTCACCCACGCGAACGACGCGCTGCTTTCCGTCGACAACACGTTCGCGACGCCGTACCTCCAGCGCCCGCTCGAACATGGCGCGGACATCGTGACCCACTCGCTGACGAAATATCTGGGTGGTCACTCCGACGTCGTCGGCGGCGCACTGTTCACCGACGACGCCGAACTGGACGAGCGACTGGGCTTCTACCAGAACAGCGTCGGGGCGACGCCGGACCCATTCGCCTGTTTTCTGGTCCTCCGCGGGATCAAGACCCTCCCCGTCAGGATGGACCGCCACTCCGAGACAGCCATGGGGCTGGCATCGTGGCTCGCCGAGCAACCGGCCGTTGAAACAGTCCACTACCCGGGCCTTTCCACCCACCCACAGCACGACGTCGCCGCGCGACAGATGGACGACTACGGCGGGATGGTGAGCGTTGAACTCGACGCGCCGCTAGACGCAGTCGAGACGTTCGTTTCGAACACCGAAGTGTTCACGCTGGCAGAAAGTCTCGGGGGCGTCGAGAGCCTGATCGAGCATCCGGCGTCGATGACTCACGCAGCGGTCCCCCCAGAACAGCGACGACAGAACGGTATCACTGACGGCCTCGTTCGACTCAGCGTCGGTCTGGAGGGGGTCGAAGATCTCCGGGCAGACCTGCAACAGGCACTGTCAGAAGCGATCGACGGCTGA